The following coding sequences lie in one Flagellimonas eckloniae genomic window:
- a CDS encoding thioredoxin family protein has translation MKLIVATFLLVSSSLLSQDFNKEIIPENGKKYMLGKINKEGLTSEPYNAWFTKGHDVYAVDKSMVKLFKKKLGKHHVKLFLGTWCGDSKREVPRFIKILETAKFPMEQLEIVALDRRKEFYKSSPTGEEKGLNIVKVPTFIFVKNGEEVNRIIERPIESLEEDIETIVNGKKYTPNYTDVKRTW, from the coding sequence ATGAAATTAATTGTTGCAACTTTTTTATTGGTCAGTAGTTCCTTGCTTTCCCAAGATTTCAACAAAGAAATTATACCGGAAAATGGAAAAAAGTATATGTTGGGAAAAATCAACAAAGAAGGTTTGACCTCAGAACCTTACAATGCGTGGTTCACAAAAGGGCATGATGTCTATGCCGTAGATAAATCCATGGTAAAACTATTTAAAAAGAAGCTGGGCAAACACCATGTCAAACTGTTTTTAGGGACATGGTGCGGAGATAGTAAAAGAGAAGTTCCCAGATTCATTAAAATCCTGGAAACGGCCAAATTTCCCATGGAACAATTGGAAATTGTGGCACTGGATAGAAGAAAGGAATTTTACAAATCCAGCCCTACCGGCGAAGAAAAAGGACTTAATATTGTCAAAGTGCCTACATTCATTTTTGTGAAAAACGGGGAAGAGGTAAATCGAATTATAGAACGCCCCATTGAAAGCTTGGAAGAGGACATAGAAACCATTGTAAACGGAAAAAAATATACGCCAAACTATACTGATGTCAAAAGAACCTGGTGA
- a CDS encoding response regulator transcription factor — protein sequence MFSDKTKYLVLRLGCFLLLAFASEPLFGQYNFSGQVSEDNKGKAIYLSLVEDYRKSSRIYLEQIIRKTLIDSLGHFQFEGNNLLNDNRVYRIHLDGCSDESDEKHFLGQCNSSKSVLFIANNKDTVEFPTSFEDEALCSITSTNPKSSAFLEINSLKEEMIFDFTDYRSETNRKLNSGKWFEKFQDFGVSLNEPLAELYIFDFLSDKRNETFDFYLKDISTKNYYSDLLKRLQTAYPNTSFTQQYEAEITTDKQLATFNKPMSWDWKWIVLALFLLSVGLNVYLLLSNRAKARSKTNTLLQKLTAQEQKIVHQIIQDKSNKEIATELFVSHSTIKTHINNLYKKLEVSSRQEIIALFKK from the coding sequence ATGTTTTCCGACAAAACAAAATATCTAGTACTAAGACTTGGATGCTTTCTTTTATTGGCATTCGCAAGTGAGCCTCTCTTTGGGCAATACAACTTTTCTGGGCAAGTTTCAGAAGATAACAAAGGAAAAGCCATATACCTGTCTTTGGTGGAGGATTATAGAAAATCTTCTAGAATCTATTTGGAACAAATCATCCGAAAAACTCTAATAGACTCTCTGGGTCATTTTCAATTTGAGGGAAATAATCTATTGAATGATAACCGGGTTTACCGAATTCATTTGGATGGTTGTTCAGATGAATCTGATGAAAAACACTTTTTAGGACAGTGCAATAGTAGCAAAAGTGTGCTTTTTATTGCCAATAATAAGGATACTGTTGAATTTCCCACCTCGTTTGAAGATGAAGCTTTATGTTCCATTACCTCCACCAATCCAAAATCATCTGCTTTTTTGGAAATAAATAGCCTTAAAGAAGAAATGATCTTCGACTTTACAGATTATAGAAGTGAAACAAATAGAAAATTGAATTCTGGGAAATGGTTTGAGAAATTTCAAGATTTTGGTGTTTCGCTAAATGAGCCACTGGCAGAACTTTATATTTTTGATTTTTTATCAGATAAAAGGAATGAAACATTTGATTTTTATCTAAAGGATATCTCAACCAAAAATTATTACAGCGACCTTCTGAAACGATTACAAACAGCGTATCCCAATACTAGTTTCACCCAACAGTACGAAGCTGAAATAACCACGGATAAACAATTGGCAACTTTCAACAAACCTATGAGTTGGGATTGGAAATGGATAGTATTAGCCCTGTTTTTACTTTCTGTAGGTCTAAACGTGTACCTTCTACTATCCAATCGAGCAAAAGCTCGGTCCAAAACCAATACGCTTTTACAAAAGCTGACTGCGCAAGAACAAAAAATAGTCCATCAAATCATTCAAGACAAGAGCAATAAAGAAATAGCCACAGAACTTTTTGTGAGCCATAGCACCATTAAAACGCACATCAACAATCTATATAAAAAATTAGAGGTTTCTTCCCGACAGGAAATCATCGCGCTCTTTAAAAAATAA
- a CDS encoding serine hydrolase domain-containing protein, translating to MKRFVTITLFLISCSIVLGQDQNFDKKKLDSLLTYIDVNRKGMHSISIFENGKEVYQNSIGFADVSNKIMANGQTKYRIGSISKTFTAVLIMKLIENGKLDLTTKLSDFFPSIQNSDKITIEHLLRHRSGIFNFTNAKDYSSWMEKPISHEALIEKIKENGIVFEPDSKAEYSNSNYVLLSQISEKVTQKKFADLIQDVICKPCGLNSTGYGGKIDPKRNEALSYKWSGNWELASETDMSVPAGAGAITSTPTELNKFLTCLFGNHILPEPTLETMMKIVDGYGIGMFQVPFHEKKGYGHTGGIDGFQSNAFFFPKEKMSIAFTGNGQIMSMNNILIGALSVYFNKEYKFPEFKEVFILEADDLNTYLGTYGSPSFPLKIKIFKKKNILYGQATGQSEFPMDALGEHQFRFEPAGLKITFAPNENTLVLYQGGGEFKLQKEGEN from the coding sequence ATGAAGAGGTTTGTTACCATTACACTTTTTTTGATTTCATGCAGTATCGTTCTAGGCCAAGACCAGAATTTTGATAAAAAAAAGCTGGATAGTCTGCTGACATACATCGATGTAAACAGAAAAGGAATGCATAGCATTTCAATTTTTGAAAACGGGAAAGAGGTCTATCAAAATTCTATTGGTTTTGCTGATGTAAGCAACAAAATAATGGCCAATGGGCAGACCAAATATAGAATTGGTTCCATTTCAAAGACATTTACTGCTGTATTGATCATGAAACTTATTGAGAATGGCAAGTTGGATTTGACCACCAAACTCTCAGACTTTTTTCCAAGCATTCAAAATTCAGACAAAATAACCATTGAACATTTATTAAGGCACAGAAGCGGAATATTCAATTTTACCAATGCCAAAGATTATAGCTCCTGGATGGAAAAACCGATATCCCATGAAGCATTGATTGAAAAGATAAAAGAAAACGGAATTGTCTTTGAACCTGACTCCAAGGCAGAATATTCAAACTCAAATTATGTTTTATTGTCGCAGATTTCTGAAAAAGTAACGCAAAAAAAGTTCGCAGATCTAATTCAGGATGTTATCTGCAAACCTTGTGGACTTAACAGCACAGGCTATGGAGGAAAAATAGACCCTAAACGCAATGAAGCTCTATCCTATAAATGGTCTGGAAATTGGGAATTGGCCTCGGAAACAGATATGAGCGTACCCGCTGGTGCTGGCGCCATTACTTCAACACCTACGGAACTGAATAAATTTTTAACTTGTCTCTTCGGAAACCATATTCTACCCGAACCCACACTTGAAACGATGATGAAAATCGTTGACGGTTATGGCATTGGAATGTTTCAAGTACCTTTTCATGAAAAAAAAGGGTATGGCCACACAGGTGGTATTGATGGGTTTCAATCCAATGCTTTTTTCTTCCCAAAGGAAAAAATGTCGATTGCATTTACAGGTAATGGCCAAATTATGTCCATGAATAATATTTTGATAGGGGCTCTCAGTGTTTACTTTAATAAGGAATATAAATTCCCTGAATTCAAAGAGGTTTTCATCTTGGAAGCAGACGATTTGAACACTTACCTTGGTACATATGGAAGTCCATCGTTCCCCTTAAAAATAAAAATATTCAAGAAAAAAAATATCCTATATGGCCAGGCAACAGGACAATCTGAATTCCCTATGGATGCATTGGGAGAACATCAGTTTAGATTTGAACCAGCAGGTTTAAAAATTACGTTTGCTCCCAACGAAAATACTTTAGTGTTGTACCAAGGTGGTGGAGAGTTTAAACTCCAAAAAGAGGGAGAAAATTGA
- a CDS encoding YqaE/Pmp3 family membrane protein has translation MSFWRVLLAIIFPPLSVIGKGCGSFVIVLLLTLCGWVPGIIGALVILNNTN, from the coding sequence ATGAGTTTTTGGAGAGTTTTATTGGCAATTATTTTTCCGCCCTTATCGGTTATCGGAAAAGGTTGTGGTTCTTTTGTTATTGTATTACTTTTAACCCTCTGTGGATGGGTGCCGGGTATAATAGGAGCACTTGTCATTCTAAATAACACAAACTAA
- the lipB gene encoding lipoyl(octanoyl) transferase LipB: MNKKVILQDLGFKDYKQTWDFQETLFKEIVDLKIRNRREAANLETPNHFLFVEHPHVYTLGKSGDMDNLLVDEKMLQKKGAKFYKINRGGDITYHGPGQIVGYPILDLDNFFTDIHKYLRFLEEMVILTLAEYGLKAERSDGETGVWLDVGTPFARKICAMGVRASRWVTMHGFALNINADLGYFDLMIPCGIKDKAVTSLNVELGKKEVDMDEVKQKLLHHFETLFEAELTKQKTEV; the protein is encoded by the coding sequence ATGAATAAAAAGGTTATTCTACAGGATTTAGGATTTAAGGATTACAAGCAGACCTGGGACTTTCAAGAAACACTCTTCAAGGAAATTGTTGATTTAAAAATCAGGAATAGGAGAGAAGCTGCCAACCTGGAAACACCTAATCATTTTCTTTTTGTAGAACATCCGCACGTCTATACCCTTGGCAAGAGTGGAGACATGGACAATTTGTTGGTGGATGAAAAAATGCTTCAGAAAAAGGGAGCAAAATTCTATAAAATCAATCGGGGAGGGGATATTACCTATCATGGTCCTGGACAGATTGTGGGCTATCCCATTTTGGATTTGGACAATTTCTTTACGGATATTCACAAATACCTTCGCTTTTTGGAGGAAATGGTCATTTTAACCTTGGCAGAATATGGATTGAAAGCTGAGCGTTCTGACGGTGAAACTGGGGTTTGGTTGGATGTAGGAACACCTTTTGCCCGAAAAATTTGTGCTATGGGTGTACGTGCCAGTAGATGGGTAACCATGCACGGATTCGCTTTAAATATAAATGCTGATTTAGGCTATTTTGATTTGATGATTCCTTGTGGTATAAAAGACAAGGCCGTTACATCATTAAATGTGGAACTAGGAAAAAAAGAAGTGGATATGGATGAAGTAAAGCAAAAATTACTTCATCATTTTGAAACTCTTTTTGAAGCTGAACTTACAAAACAAAAAACCGAGGTTTAA
- a CDS encoding OmpA family protein — protein sequence MKTSFVSKILLVFAMAFYSNGNAQFFKKLAKKAEQAAERTVERRVETETTKKTDQALDSILETGSGGQKAPKSPENTGSGNQGNTGNGNQDAPSPETSETSGPKNIRVYSKFDYVPGDKPMFFDDFVNDFVGDFPSKWNTNGGGEVVTLGDSPEKWLELISGYSLYYIPDVPQLPEEYTIEFDLMTVGTDNKTSSNAILRIDLSDDDKFKDGSNFVHARISPCEYTPIGITMSNRINNKREIYSVVKADLRDEFEGRPHISIAVNKQRFRLWVNEEKHIDIPRIVPTGAVLNTLKFHANGFKDGKERLFITNLKVAEGGVDLRRKLISEGKVSTNGILFDVGSANIQPQSMGIIRQISQVLKQETSIGLKIVGHTDADGSDGNNQTLSKNRAEAVKNALVSVYGISSDRLISEGKGESEPVGDNSTAEGKAQNRRVEFIKM from the coding sequence ATGAAAACCTCTTTTGTAAGCAAAATCCTATTGGTTTTTGCCATGGCCTTCTATTCGAATGGTAACGCACAATTCTTTAAAAAATTAGCAAAAAAAGCAGAGCAGGCGGCAGAACGTACCGTAGAGCGCCGCGTAGAAACTGAAACCACAAAAAAAACGGATCAAGCACTGGACAGTATCCTTGAAACAGGTTCGGGCGGGCAAAAAGCCCCAAAATCTCCTGAAAATACCGGTTCCGGCAATCAGGGCAACACTGGAAATGGAAACCAAGATGCTCCTAGCCCTGAAACATCGGAAACCAGTGGCCCAAAAAACATCCGGGTATACAGCAAGTTTGACTATGTTCCCGGTGACAAACCCATGTTCTTTGATGACTTTGTAAACGATTTTGTTGGTGACTTTCCATCTAAATGGAATACCAACGGTGGTGGTGAAGTAGTTACCTTGGGAGATTCTCCAGAAAAATGGTTGGAATTAATTTCAGGATATTCACTTTATTATATTCCAGATGTGCCTCAGTTACCAGAAGAATACACTATTGAATTTGATCTAATGACCGTAGGAACAGATAACAAAACCTCGTCCAATGCAATTCTTCGTATTGATTTAAGCGACGATGATAAGTTTAAAGATGGCAGCAACTTTGTTCATGCTCGGATTTCACCATGCGAATATACACCTATAGGAATTACCATGTCTAATCGCATCAACAACAAAAGAGAAATTTACAGCGTGGTAAAAGCTGATCTTAGAGATGAATTTGAAGGCAGACCACACATTTCCATTGCCGTGAACAAACAGCGCTTTCGCCTATGGGTAAATGAAGAAAAACATATTGACATTCCCCGTATTGTACCCACAGGGGCTGTATTGAACACCCTAAAATTTCATGCAAACGGATTCAAGGATGGTAAGGAACGTCTTTTTATCACAAATTTAAAAGTGGCCGAAGGAGGTGTAGATCTTCGTAGAAAACTAATTTCAGAAGGGAAAGTTTCTACTAATGGAATTCTTTTTGACGTCGGTTCTGCCAATATTCAACCACAGTCTATGGGGATTATACGTCAAATTTCGCAGGTGTTGAAACAAGAAACTTCAATAGGGCTTAAAATAGTTGGACATACAGATGCCGATGGTTCTGATGGCAACAACCAAACATTATCCAAAAACAGGGCTGAAGCTGTAAAAAATGCACTGGTATCCGTTTATGGCATAAGTTCAGATAGATTAATTTCCGAAGGCAAAGGAGAGTCCGAGCCTGTTGGGGATAATAGCACAGCAGAGGGCAAAGCCCAAAACAGAAGAGTAGAATTTATAAAAATGTAA
- a CDS encoding ribonuclease HII has product MLKSIYKYQNEAGTDEAGRGCLAGPVTAAAIILPPDFENTLLNDSKQLSEKKREFLKPLLEKEALSFSVRHVFQEEIDTINILNASILAMHKALDGLLNTPSFILVDGNRFKPYPSISHECIIKGDGKFMSIAAASVLAKTYRDEYMARIHEEFPMYNWKKNKGYPTKEHREAIRTYGLTKYHRKSFRQLPEQLSLDI; this is encoded by the coding sequence TTGCTCAAGAGTATTTATAAATATCAGAATGAAGCAGGGACCGATGAAGCGGGAAGAGGTTGCTTGGCTGGTCCCGTTACGGCAGCAGCCATTATATTACCTCCTGATTTTGAGAATACATTATTAAATGATTCCAAACAATTGTCAGAAAAGAAAAGAGAATTTTTAAAACCTCTTTTAGAAAAGGAAGCTTTATCATTTTCCGTACGTCATGTTTTTCAAGAAGAAATTGACACCATTAATATTTTGAATGCTTCCATTTTAGCAATGCACAAAGCTCTTGATGGATTATTAAATACCCCAAGTTTTATTCTTGTTGACGGCAATCGATTCAAACCATACCCATCCATTTCACATGAATGCATAATAAAGGGAGATGGGAAGTTTATGAGCATTGCAGCAGCTTCTGTATTGGCTAAAACGTATAGAGATGAATATATGGCAAGAATCCATGAAGAATTTCCCATGTACAACTGGAAAAAAAATAAAGGATATCCTACCAAAGAGCACCGCGAAGCAATTAGAACCTATGGCCTTACCAAATATCATAGAAAAAGCTTTAGACAACTTCCTGAGCAATTATCACTGGATATTTAA
- a CDS encoding putative porin translates to MRFLFFTLIFFLGLKAYTQQDSIPQQDSIPKAKKMDSIAQDSIPMEKRKDSTAKDSLFFKGPKKQKIEVDSVSIKDYKIVSHARDTIFLDTTLTIKKEYKYNYLRKDDFELMPFSNIGRPYNVLGRTFSNNTFYPQLGATTKHNNYFEVEDIAYYNVPTPITELMFKTTLEQGQLLDALLTFNTSKRLNVSIAFKGFRSLGKYQYDEAKSGNFRTSFNYTNKKNTYALRGHFAGQKLEAEENGGLSNLEQFENDPEGDFTDRSRIDVLYTNATNRLVGKRYYLDHKFKLINYKKDSTTTEPTTLTIGHEFNYESKLYDFVQSSQNDAFGDDPFVTPIEDRARLKTMSNTVSAEFSNKILGSITGTLGLYNYNYFFNSLLITESGTIQNQLKGEEIIAGGRYHNDFGRLSLTGNVNYTVSGELTGNSFNAGLDYRVNDNNVISGGIHASSRMPDFNYLLYQSDYRNFNWQNTDTFENQQIQSIRFAFDSKKFGRIDAEYSNIDNYTYFESIATEEEIEAAQETAFVRPFQETSTINHLRVKYAKEFKWRRWAFNNTVLYQNVTQDNQVLNVPQLVTRNTLYFSKDIFKRAMFIQTGVTFKYFTSYNMNAYNPLLGEFYIQNREEFGGYPLMDFFINAKVRQTRIYLKAEHFNSLFAEPNFYAAPNYPYRDFVIRFGLVWNFFS, encoded by the coding sequence ATGAGATTTTTATTTTTTACCCTGATTTTTTTTCTAGGTCTAAAAGCATATACACAACAGGACTCTATTCCCCAGCAGGATTCTATCCCCAAAGCAAAAAAAATGGATTCCATTGCCCAGGATTCAATACCCATGGAAAAAAGGAAAGATTCTACCGCTAAAGACTCTCTTTTTTTTAAAGGACCAAAAAAACAAAAAATAGAAGTCGATTCTGTATCCATCAAAGACTATAAAATCGTATCCCATGCACGGGATACTATTTTCTTGGACACTACTTTAACAATTAAAAAGGAATACAAATACAATTACCTTAGAAAAGATGATTTTGAACTGATGCCCTTTTCAAACATAGGTCGTCCGTACAATGTTCTGGGACGAACATTTTCAAACAATACATTCTATCCGCAATTGGGTGCAACCACAAAGCACAACAACTATTTTGAAGTTGAGGACATTGCGTATTACAATGTGCCCACTCCAATTACGGAATTAATGTTTAAGACCACTTTGGAACAAGGGCAATTGTTAGATGCCTTATTAACGTTTAACACATCTAAGAGATTAAATGTTTCAATTGCGTTTAAAGGATTTAGGTCTTTGGGAAAATACCAATATGATGAGGCCAAGTCGGGTAATTTTAGGACATCGTTTAACTATACAAATAAAAAGAACACGTATGCCCTAAGGGGGCATTTTGCTGGTCAGAAACTTGAAGCTGAGGAAAACGGAGGGCTGTCAAACCTAGAGCAATTTGAAAACGACCCTGAAGGTGATTTTACGGATAGGTCAAGGATTGATGTCCTGTATACAAATGCTACAAATAGATTAGTAGGCAAACGATACTATCTAGATCACAAGTTTAAGTTGATTAATTATAAAAAGGATTCAACAACTACAGAACCTACAACATTGACTATTGGACATGAATTTAATTATGAGTCAAAGCTATATGATTTTGTACAGTCATCTCAAAATGATGCTTTTGGAGATGATCCGTTTGTTACCCCAATTGAAGACAGGGCTAGATTAAAGACAATGTCCAACACCGTATCTGCTGAATTCTCAAATAAAATTTTAGGAAGTATTACAGGCACTTTGGGTCTTTACAATTACAATTATTTTTTTAATAGTTTGTTGATAACGGAATCAGGCACAATACAAAATCAATTAAAAGGAGAAGAAATAATAGCAGGTGGAAGGTACCATAATGATTTTGGCCGTTTGAGTTTAACTGGAAATGTAAATTACACCGTGTCGGGAGAACTTACCGGAAACTCGTTCAATGCAGGATTGGATTATCGAGTGAATGACAATAATGTGATTTCAGGTGGTATTCATGCTTCTTCAAGGATGCCGGATTTTAACTATTTGCTGTATCAAAGCGATTATAGGAATTTTAATTGGCAGAACACGGATACTTTTGAAAACCAACAAATACAAAGTATCAGATTTGCATTCGATTCTAAAAAATTTGGAAGGATAGATGCCGAGTATAGCAATATTGATAATTACACCTATTTTGAATCAATAGCTACAGAAGAAGAAATAGAAGCCGCTCAAGAAACTGCTTTTGTGCGGCCTTTTCAAGAAACTTCAACCATAAATCATCTACGTGTAAAATATGCCAAAGAATTTAAATGGAGAAGATGGGCGTTCAATAACACTGTTCTTTATCAAAATGTTACTCAAGATAATCAAGTATTGAATGTGCCTCAACTGGTAACTAGAAATACATTGTATTTCTCCAAGGATATCTTTAAAAGGGCAATGTTTATACAAACAGGGGTTACATTTAAATATTTCACTTCATATAACATGAATGCCTATAATCCTTTGTTGGGTGAATTTTATATTCAAAATAGGGAAGAGTTTGGCGGGTATCCATTAATGGACTTTTTTATCAATGCGAAAGTTAGACAGACAAGAATATATTTAAAAGCAGAACACTTCAATTCTCTCTTCGCAGAACCTAATTTCTATGCTGCGCCAAATTATCCATACAGGGACTTTGTTATTCGTTTTGGATTGGTGTGGAATTTCTTTTCTTGA
- a CDS encoding T9SS type A sorting domain-containing protein, which translates to MQRQLLFTTFFMLTFIVRSQSCNCDVTLTGLSSSTLNLIWASNISYSPGDTICIPAGNYAGIRFYDFEGTASDPVTFKNCGGQVVLDEAAYSALEFKNSKYIHLTGTGDTNYNYGIKIEGTGSWAMGMVLSALSTDVEIDHIEVAHAGFAGLMAKTDPDCNNSDTWRINGFVMKNLNIHHNYIHNTHGEGIYIGFTLGYKLDSGRNCNGTEVYGHWLENVDIHNNIVEDTGWDAIQLNLAHINSKVRDNIIYDYGTRGNWGQAFAMSLGGGAYEVYNNHVVNGPLEKGWGMQIINGKSGTKVYNNVFVKPKMHGIFLHNRHEFEDLNEGYYVANNTIVEPERAGVHYNTTVLHPVDPADLYRNQSEVPSYFVNNLVVDPGYDFEGGNTWKQNQESYFDFNERDTRDSLLTNIYSNIMTRQIDTLGLTDVLNNDFSPSSSSSDVVDVGSDVASWGITFDMGNASRPSGSGFDVGAYEFQSSTPLKIQLPDDIELFDVLSEKQVQTLFYPNPTSSTFRLENANYKDVTIQLINMEGRVIHSSKYKMGTSINVEEYTAGLYFLRIIAADKTEVHRLVIR; encoded by the coding sequence ATGCAAAGACAATTACTCTTTACTACATTTTTTATGTTAACCTTTATTGTAAGATCACAATCTTGTAATTGTGATGTTACGCTTACCGGATTATCTTCATCCACATTAAATCTGATATGGGCATCGAACATTAGTTACTCTCCTGGGGATACCATTTGTATACCAGCTGGAAACTATGCAGGCATTCGTTTTTACGATTTTGAAGGAACCGCTTCTGACCCTGTAACCTTTAAGAATTGCGGAGGGCAAGTGGTTCTTGATGAAGCGGCATACTCGGCCCTTGAATTCAAAAACAGTAAATATATCCATTTGACGGGTACAGGTGATACTAATTATAACTACGGAATTAAAATTGAAGGAACAGGATCGTGGGCGATGGGAATGGTTTTGAGTGCGCTAAGTACTGATGTTGAAATTGACCATATTGAAGTTGCTCATGCTGGTTTTGCGGGATTGATGGCAAAAACAGACCCGGATTGCAATAATTCTGATACTTGGAGGATTAATGGTTTTGTAATGAAAAATTTAAATATTCATCATAATTATATTCATAATACCCATGGAGAAGGTATTTATATTGGTTTTACATTGGGGTATAAGTTGGACTCTGGACGTAACTGTAATGGCACAGAGGTTTATGGACATTGGCTTGAAAATGTAGATATACATAATAACATAGTTGAAGATACCGGTTGGGATGCTATTCAACTGAATTTGGCACATATAAATAGCAAGGTAAGAGATAATATTATTTATGATTATGGAACACGTGGTAATTGGGGGCAGGCCTTTGCTATGAGTTTGGGAGGTGGAGCTTATGAAGTTTATAATAATCATGTGGTTAATGGTCCTTTGGAAAAAGGATGGGGAATGCAAATAATTAATGGTAAAAGTGGAACAAAGGTTTATAATAATGTATTTGTAAAACCTAAAATGCATGGAATATTTCTTCACAATCGGCATGAATTTGAAGATTTAAATGAAGGCTACTATGTGGCCAATAATACTATAGTGGAGCCGGAAAGAGCAGGGGTACATTATAATACAACTGTTTTACATCCTGTTGATCCGGCTGATTTATATAGGAATCAAAGTGAGGTTCCATCCTATTTTGTAAATAATTTGGTGGTTGATCCTGGATATGATTTTGAGGGAGGAAATACTTGGAAGCAAAATCAAGAAAGCTACTTTGATTTTAATGAACGGGATACAAGGGATAGTTTGTTAACCAATATCTATTCAAATATTATGACTCGTCAAATAGATACTTTAGGATTGACGGATGTTTTGAACAATGATTTTAGCCCTTCTTCTTCAAGCTCAGATGTTGTGGATGTTGGATCTGATGTCGCGTCTTGGGGTATAACTTTTGATATGGGCAATGCATCACGGCCCTCGGGAAGCGGTTTTGATGTGGGAGCATACGAATTTCAATCAAGTACTCCCCTGAAGATTCAACTCCCTGATGACATTGAACTTTTTGATGTGCTTTCTGAGAAGCAAGTTCAAACTTTATTTTATCCCAATCCCACAAGTTCTACTTTTCGATTGGAGAACGCGAATTATAAAGATGTAACTATCCAATTAATAAATATGGAGGGAAGAGTGATCCATTCAAGTAAGTATAAGATGGGAACTTCTATTAATGTTGAAGAATATACTGCGGGGCTATATTTTCTGAGGATTATTGCAGCTGATAAAACGGAAGTGCACCGTTTGGTAATTAGATAA